In Flexistipes sp., the sequence TTATAATTTATTATAAAAAATATTTTAATGTTTTTCTATTGAAATACATTAAAAATAATGTATTATTACTCGCAGAGGTGTTAATAATGAGCAGCATAGTTAAATCTATTGAAAATATAAACGAAGGGAAAATTTTTACCCTAAAAGATTTGAAATGGGATAATGCAAATAGTGCTGTAAGTTCGATTAGCAGGCTTGTGAAATTAGGAAGGATAAAAAGATATTCAAAAGGCAAATACTATAAGCCTAAAAAAGATATTTTTGGGACACGGCCATTAAGTTATAAGGATGTTGCAAAGTTTTATTTAGGAGACAAGACAATTAGCGGATATTACTCCGGTATATATCTATATAATTATATGGGATTAACCAGCCAAGTTCCAACAGTAATTGAAATTTGTACAAATAAAGTAAAGTTTCCGGAAAAGAAAAACGCAGGAAAAATGACAATTTATCTTAAGCCATTAGAAGTAAACATTTCAAGCAAATCAGATGTCATTCTTTTGCAATACTTGGATTTGGTGAAAAATATAAAAAGAGCTCCTGACGTTGAACCGGACAAAGTTGTTGATTATTTAAAACAGAAGCTTTTGAGAAAAAATATCAATTTTCAAAACTTTATAAACTTTGCATCTGG encodes:
- a CDS encoding DUF6088 family protein, translated to MSSIVKSIENINEGKIFTLKDLKWDNANSAVSSISRLVKLGRIKRYSKGKYYKPKKDIFGTRPLSYKDVAKFYLGDKTISGYYSGIYLYNYMGLTSQVPTVIEICTNKVKFPEKKNAGKMTIYLKPLEVNISSKSDVILLQYLDLVKNIKRAPDVEPDKVVDYLKQKLLRKNINFQNFINFASGYQPFVRATIGSILEVIGYKKYSNILACSLNPLTKYNLNISSEALPNKFDWNIV